A section of the Anabaena cylindrica PCC 7122 genome encodes:
- a CDS encoding NAD(P)-dependent nickel-iron dehydrogenase subunit HoxY, translated as MTRLKLATVWLGGCSGCHMSFLDLDEWLIDLAAQVDVVYSPIADIKEYPEGVDLVLVEGAIANEEHLELIHKIRERTKTVISFGDCAVTGNVTALRNPLGGAEPVLQLAYIQSADVNQQIPHAPGIVPPLLDKVVPVHQVIPVDIYLPGCPPSAPRIRATLEPLLKGEKPQMEGREMIKFG; from the coding sequence ATGACTAGATTGAAATTAGCGACAGTATGGTTAGGTGGGTGTTCTGGTTGTCATATGTCCTTTCTTGATTTAGATGAATGGTTAATAGATTTAGCCGCCCAAGTAGATGTAGTTTATAGTCCCATAGCTGATATTAAGGAATATCCAGAAGGTGTAGATTTGGTATTGGTTGAAGGTGCGATCGCAAATGAAGAACATTTAGAACTAATTCACAAAATTAGAGAACGCACTAAAACAGTAATTTCCTTTGGTGATTGTGCTGTTACTGGAAACGTTACCGCTTTACGTAATCCCTTAGGTGGTGCTGAACCTGTCCTCCAACTTGCTTATATTCAATCAGCCGACGTTAACCAGCAAATTCCCCACGCACCGGGAATAGTTCCACCCTTACTAGATAAAGTCGTACCTGTACATCAAGTCATACCAGTTGATATTTATTTACCCGGTTGTCCCCCCTCAGCCCCCCGCATTCGTGCCACATTAGAACCATTATTGAAAGGAGAAAAACCGCAAATGGAAGGACGAGAAATGATTAAATTTGGCTAA
- a CDS encoding bifunctional acetate--CoA ligase family protein/GNAT family N-acetyltransferase, with product MQKYMKSTSDRAYDILQTERINPLDAIFRPQSVAVVGASEKAGSVGRTLLWNLISHPFGGTVFPINPQRRSVLGIKAYPTIFDVPEKIDLAVIATPAATVPKIISDCVDAGIKGAIIISAGFKEAGVKGIALEQEILQQAHRGKIRIIGPNCLGLMSPRTGLNATFASTMARPGNVGFISQSGALCTAILDWSFKENVGFSAFISIGSMLDIGWGDLIYYLGDDPHTKSIVIYMESIGDARSFLSAAREVALTKPIIVIKAGRTAAAAKAAASHTGALAGSDAVLDAAFRRCGVLRVNSISDLFDMAEVLAKQPRPQGSRLTILTNAGGPGVLATDTLIESGGELAEISEELITDLNQVLPPQWSHSNPIDILGDADPQRYTQALEIAAKNPNSDGLLVILTPQSMTDPTQTAQQLKPYSQISNKPILASWMGGADVAAGEQILNHQGIPTYPYPDTATRVFSYMWRYSYNLKGIYETPILPNLSCDSTADNFTIVENIIQAARQAERTILTEFESKQILAAYGIPVVASCIADSADKAVECADSFGYPIVLKLYSQTITHKTDVGGVQLNLQDAEAVKNAYWTIETSVREKVGAEHFLGVTVQPMVKTDGYELIVGSSLDPQFGPVLLFGAGGQLVEIFQDSAIALPPLNTTLARRMMEHTKIYKALQGVRGRNSIDMSALEQLLVVFSQLVVEQKWIKEIDINPLLAIPPTPANPGGLIALDARIVLHSPDVEASQLPKLAIRPYPTQYVGDWKLKNGTPITIRPIRPEDEPLMVKFHQTLSEESVYFRYFHLMKLSHRITHERLTRICFIDYDREMALVAESQNLETGTQEIIAVGRLSKLHGNNAAEFAMLVSDRFQCQGLGTELLHRLLEIAKNEQICCIYADILADNSGMQRVCKKLGFKIAPTTDATVLRAEITADFI from the coding sequence ATGCAAAAATATATGAAATCGACTAGCGACCGGGCTTATGATATATTGCAAACAGAGAGAATAAATCCCCTAGACGCTATTTTCAGACCTCAGAGTGTAGCGGTGGTTGGTGCAAGTGAAAAAGCTGGAAGTGTGGGACGTACATTGCTTTGGAACTTAATTAGTCATCCCTTTGGGGGAACGGTTTTTCCTATTAATCCTCAGCGTCGTAGCGTATTAGGAATTAAAGCCTATCCTACTATTTTTGATGTTCCTGAAAAGATAGATTTAGCGGTAATTGCCACACCAGCAGCCACCGTTCCCAAGATTATATCTGATTGTGTGGATGCAGGAATCAAAGGAGCAATTATTATTTCCGCTGGATTCAAAGAAGCAGGTGTCAAAGGTATAGCTTTAGAACAAGAAATACTCCAACAAGCACACCGGGGTAAAATTCGCATTATTGGCCCCAATTGTCTAGGCTTAATGAGTCCTCGCACAGGTTTAAATGCTACCTTTGCTAGTACAATGGCGCGTCCGGGAAATGTTGGTTTTATCAGCCAAAGTGGGGCGTTATGTACAGCGATTCTGGATTGGAGTTTTAAAGAAAACGTCGGTTTTAGTGCCTTCATTTCCATCGGTTCAATGTTAGATATTGGTTGGGGAGATTTAATATATTATCTTGGTGATGACCCCCATACAAAAAGTATTGTAATTTATATGGAATCTATTGGGGATGCGCGTTCATTCCTGTCAGCAGCGCGAGAAGTTGCTTTAACTAAACCAATAATTGTGATTAAAGCCGGTCGTACCGCAGCCGCAGCCAAAGCCGCAGCTTCCCACACAGGTGCATTAGCAGGAAGTGATGCTGTTTTAGATGCTGCTTTTCGACGTTGTGGGGTGTTAAGAGTAAATAGTATTTCTGACTTATTTGATATGGCAGAAGTATTAGCAAAACAACCCCGTCCCCAAGGTTCACGTTTAACGATTTTAACTAATGCTGGTGGTCCAGGAGTATTAGCAACAGATACATTAATTGAAAGTGGGGGAGAACTTGCAGAAATTTCTGAAGAATTGATCACTGATTTAAATCAAGTTTTACCTCCCCAATGGAGTCATAGTAATCCTATTGATATTTTAGGAGATGCTGATCCTCAAAGATATACTCAAGCTTTAGAAATTGCTGCAAAAAACCCGAATAGTGATGGATTGTTAGTGATTCTTACACCACAGTCGATGACAGATCCTACCCAAACAGCCCAACAATTAAAACCCTATTCCCAAATTTCCAATAAACCGATTTTAGCAAGTTGGATGGGTGGGGCTGATGTCGCTGCTGGGGAACAAATTCTCAACCATCAAGGTATTCCTACATACCCTTATCCCGATACTGCGACGCGGGTATTTAGTTATATGTGGCGGTATAGTTATAACTTAAAGGGTATTTATGAAACTCCAATTTTACCCAATTTAAGTTGTGATTCTACTGCCGATAATTTTACCATAGTTGAGAATATTATTCAAGCTGCCAGACAAGCAGAAAGAACAATTCTAACGGAATTTGAATCTAAGCAAATTTTAGCAGCTTATGGTATTCCGGTGGTTGCAAGTTGCATTGCTGACAGTGCAGATAAAGCAGTTGAATGTGCAGACAGTTTTGGTTATCCAATAGTTTTAAAACTTTATTCCCAAACTATTACCCATAAAACAGATGTGGGTGGTGTACAGTTAAATCTGCAAGATGCCGAAGCTGTAAAAAATGCTTATTGGACTATTGAAACATCGGTAAGAGAAAAAGTAGGTGCAGAACACTTTCTTGGTGTCACTGTACAGCCAATGGTGAAAACTGATGGTTATGAGTTGATTGTTGGTAGTAGTTTAGATCCGCAATTTGGGCCAGTGTTATTGTTTGGGGCTGGGGGACAGTTGGTGGAAATTTTTCAAGATAGTGCGATCGCACTCCCACCTCTCAACACAACTTTAGCACGGCGGATGATGGAACACACCAAAATTTACAAAGCTCTCCAAGGTGTGAGAGGACGTAACAGTATTGATATGTCTGCACTTGAGCAATTATTAGTAGTATTTAGTCAATTGGTTGTAGAACAAAAATGGATTAAAGAAATTGATATTAATCCCTTGTTGGCAATTCCGCCAACTCCTGCAAATCCTGGTGGTTTAATTGCTTTAGATGCGCGGATAGTTCTCCATTCTCCAGATGTCGAAGCAAGCCAATTACCAAAATTAGCAATTCGTCCCTATCCTACCCAATATGTAGGCGATTGGAAACTAAAAAATGGGACACCAATTACCATTCGTCCTATCCGTCCTGAAGACGAACCTTTGATGGTAAAATTTCATCAAACCCTATCCGAAGAAAGCGTTTATTTCCGATATTTCCACTTAATGAAATTGAGTCATCGCATCACCCATGAACGACTGACGCGGATATGTTTTATTGATTATGATCGGGAAATGGCTTTAGTTGCAGAGTCCCAAAATTTGGAAACAGGAACCCAGGAAATTATAGCTGTCGGGCGTTTGAGTAAATTGCATGGTAATAATGCGGCTGAATTTGCTATGCTGGTGAGCGATCGCTTTCAGTGTCAAGGCTTAGGAACAGAATTACTCCACAGATTGCTAGAAATTGCTAAAAATGAGCAAATCTGCTGTATCTATGCCGATATTCTCGCTGATAATTCAGGTATGCAGCGAGTATGCAAAAAACTCGGTTTCAAAATTGCACCCACAACTGATGCAACAGTATTAAGGGCAGAAATTACAGCGGATTTCATTTAA
- a CDS encoding universal stress protein, which translates to MFNKILVALDRSEMGRDVFEQALGLAKLTSAKLMLLHVLSLEESGSPDIMIAPHIDYYPGWNEQNFKLYQQNWETFKTESLQMLQSFSSQANTLGINTEFSQNSGSPGRIICDLAKAWNADIIVMGRRGHSGLTELFMGSVSNYVLHHAPCSVHVMHLPVRAKSAEMLTETTTAVS; encoded by the coding sequence ATGTTTAATAAAATTTTAGTTGCATTAGACCGCTCAGAAATGGGTAGAGATGTCTTTGAGCAAGCCTTGGGATTAGCAAAGTTAACATCAGCTAAATTAATGCTCTTACACGTCCTCTCTCTAGAAGAAAGTGGTAGTCCTGATATTATGATTGCGCCTCATATTGACTACTATCCAGGTTGGAACGAGCAGAATTTTAAACTATATCAGCAAAACTGGGAAACCTTTAAAACAGAAAGTTTACAAATGTTACAGTCTTTTTCTTCCCAAGCAAATACCTTAGGTATCAATACGGAATTTAGCCAAAATTCTGGTAGTCCAGGACGCATTATTTGTGATTTGGCTAAAGCTTGGAATGCTGACATAATAGTAATGGGGCGGCGTGGCCATTCTGGACTGACGGAGTTATTTATGGGTAGTGTGAGTAACTATGTTTTGCATCATGCTCCTTGTTCAGTCCATGTTATGCATCTTCCCGTTCGTGCCAAATCAGCAGAAATGCTCACAGAAACTACCACCGCAGTTAGTTAA
- the hoxU gene encoding bidirectional hydrogenase complex protein HoxU has product MTVKTLTINGELVSAREDETLLTIAQGAGIHIPTLCHLEGVGDVGACRLCLVEISGSNKLQPACVTKVSEGMEVNTNSDRLQRYRRTIIEMLFAEGNHICSVCVANGNCELQDLAIEMGMDHVRLEYQFPNRAVDTSHHLFGIDHNRCVLCTRCVRVCDEIEGAHTWDMAGRGSKSHIITDLNQPWGTSQTCTSCGKCVNACPTGALFDKGSSVGEMKHDRGKIEFLFTAREKKQWNF; this is encoded by the coding sequence ATGACTGTAAAAACTTTAACGATAAATGGCGAATTAGTCAGCGCCCGTGAGGATGAAACTTTACTGACAATAGCGCAGGGGGCTGGTATCCATATTCCTACGCTGTGTCATTTGGAAGGTGTGGGAGATGTGGGTGCTTGTCGGTTGTGTTTGGTAGAAATTTCTGGGAGTAATAAATTGCAACCGGCTTGTGTGACAAAGGTTTCTGAAGGGATGGAGGTGAATACAAATAGCGATCGCTTACAAAGATACCGTCGTACAATTATCGAAATGCTATTTGCTGAAGGTAATCACATTTGCTCGGTTTGCGTTGCTAATGGTAATTGTGAACTTCAAGATCTGGCAATAGAAATGGGTATGGATCACGTCCGGTTAGAATATCAATTTCCTAACCGTGCCGTTGATACTTCTCATCATCTTTTTGGCATTGATCATAACCGTTGTGTGCTTTGTACCAGATGCGTTCGTGTTTGTGATGAAATCGAAGGCGCACATACTTGGGATATGGCAGGAAGAGGATCAAAATCTCACATTATTACTGATTTAAATCAGCCTTGGGGGACTTCTCAAACTTGTACTTCTTGTGGTAAATGTGTTAATGCCTGTCCCACAGGAGCATTATTTGATAAAGGTTCAAGTGTAGGAGAGATGAAACATGATCGTGGCAAAATCGAATTTTTATTTACAGCCAGGGAGAAAAAACAATGGAATTTTTAG
- a CDS encoding hydrogenase maturation protease, producing the protein MSGTAMVIGYGNELRGDDGIGKRIANAINSWHLLTVKSLAVHQLTPELAANLANADLAIFVDACIHCEPLDVQVRSLSSRDSSTINGHTGDPRSLLALTESLYGHCPPAWLVTVPGVNFEISDRISPSAENGIAIALIKIIRILDKCRNLWM; encoded by the coding sequence ATGAGTGGAACTGCAATGGTGATTGGTTACGGTAATGAATTACGTGGTGATGACGGTATTGGTAAACGGATAGCAAATGCGATTAATTCTTGGCACTTATTAACCGTAAAATCCCTTGCAGTTCATCAATTGACACCGGAATTAGCTGCAAATTTAGCAAATGCTGATTTGGCGATTTTTGTTGATGCTTGTATTCATTGTGAACCTTTAGATGTACAAGTACGATCGCTCTCATCCAGAGATTCTAGCACTATTAATGGGCATACAGGTGATCCGCGATCACTCTTAGCCCTCACAGAATCCTTATATGGCCACTGTCCCCCGGCTTGGTTGGTGACAGTACCGGGGGTAAACTTTGAAATTAGCGATCGCATATCACCCAGTGCTGAAAATGGAATTGCGATCGCACTTATTAAAATTATCCGAATTTTGGATAAATGTAGAAATTTATGGATGTAG
- a CDS encoding Ni/Fe hydrogenase subunit alpha, producing MKKIIIDPVTRIEGHAKISIYLDDDGQVNDARFHVTEFRGFEKFCVGRPLAEMPGITARICGICPVSHLLASAKTGDRILAVTIPQTATKLRRLMNLGQIVQSHALSFFHLTAPDLLLGMDSNPAQRNVFGLIAAEPELARGGIRLRQFGQEIIELLGGKKIHPSWAVPGGVSDPLTAENRTHIQQRIPEARTTIINAIDLFKKLLEKYAKEAQTFGNFPSLFMGLVTAEGLWETYDGHLRFVDSAGNIVADKLDPSNYHEFIGEAVQADSYLKSPYYRPLGYPDTQDHCRLDSGMYRVGPLARLNICSHIGTSLADQELQEFRSHGTGTVKSSFFYHYARLIEILASIEQIEILLDDPDILSTHLRAEAGINQLEAVGVSEAPRGTLFHHYHVDENGLMQKVNLIIATGQNNLAMNRTVAQIARHFIQGDEIKEGMLNRVEAGIRAFDPCLSCSTHAMGQMPLLVEVVAKDGTVVNKIYRN from the coding sequence ATGAAAAAAATAATTATTGATCCGGTTACTCGCATTGAAGGACACGCGAAAATCAGTATCTATTTAGATGATGATGGACAAGTTAATGATGCAAGGTTTCATGTAACAGAATTTCGTGGTTTTGAAAAATTCTGTGTTGGTCGTCCTTTAGCGGAAATGCCTGGAATTACCGCACGGATTTGTGGTATCTGTCCGGTGAGTCATTTGTTAGCATCAGCAAAAACAGGCGATCGCATTCTCGCTGTCACAATACCACAAACAGCCACCAAACTCCGCCGGTTGATGAACTTAGGTCAAATCGTCCAATCCCATGCCCTCAGCTTCTTTCACCTGACCGCTCCAGACCTATTATTAGGCATGGATAGCAACCCCGCACAACGTAACGTATTTGGTTTAATTGCTGCTGAACCAGAATTAGCTAGAGGTGGTATTCGGTTACGTCAATTTGGTCAAGAAATAATTGAATTATTAGGAGGAAAAAAAATCCATCCATCTTGGGCTGTTCCCGGTGGAGTTAGTGACCCTTTAACAGCAGAAAATCGCACCCACATTCAACAACGCATTCCTGAAGCACGCACTACTATTATTAATGCCATAGATTTATTTAAAAAGCTGCTGGAAAAATATGCAAAAGAAGCGCAAACTTTTGGTAATTTCCCTAGTTTATTTATGGGGTTAGTGACTGCTGAGGGTTTATGGGAAACCTACGACGGACATCTCCGTTTTGTTGATAGTGCTGGTAACATTGTTGCTGATAAACTTGACCCCAGTAACTATCATGAATTTATCGGTGAAGCAGTTCAAGCAGATTCTTATTTGAAATCTCCTTATTATCGTCCTTTAGGTTATCCCGATACTCAGGATCATTGTCGTTTAGATAGTGGAATGTATCGCGTTGGGCCTTTAGCTAGATTGAATATTTGCAGTCACATTGGTACATCTTTAGCTGATCAAGAATTACAAGAGTTTCGTAGTCATGGAACTGGGACGGTTAAGTCATCATTTTTCTATCACTATGCCCGTTTAATTGAAATTTTAGCTAGTATTGAACAAATAGAAATCTTACTTGATGACCCTGATATTTTATCAACTCATCTCCGTGCTGAAGCTGGTATTAATCAATTAGAAGCTGTGGGTGTAAGTGAAGCACCAAGAGGAACATTATTCCATCATTATCATGTTGATGAAAATGGTTTAATGCAAAAAGTCAATTTGATTATTGCTACTGGTCAAAATAACTTAGCTATGAATCGTACAGTAGCTCAAATTGCCCGTCATTTTATCCAAGGTGATGAGATTAAAGAAGGAATGTTAAATCGTGTAGAGGCTGGTATTCGGGCTTTTGATCCTTGTTTAAGTTGTTCAACTCATGCCATGGGACAAATGCCTTTATTGGTTGAAGTAGTGGCTAAAGATGGAACTGTAGTTAATAAAATTTACCGAAATTAA
- a CDS encoding DUF3122 domain-containing protein, whose amino-acid sequence MLNRIGKIFLRMLLLVILTAFIFLDLGDLTFQKANAAITQLEEAPGEFLYRSQVKLDDQSGKVWQVVLFKQIYPGQASNINLRLIGFPGSAKLIHPQPLKITSETGKVWKAADVFLDEAPAPTIGEYDLTNILPELPDEKLTLGIPLPGSNFIKISVPASVVKEWRTVLIS is encoded by the coding sequence ATGTTAAACCGAATTGGAAAAATATTTTTGCGGATGCTACTTTTGGTGATTTTGACAGCATTTATATTCCTGGATTTAGGAGACCTCACATTCCAGAAAGCAAATGCTGCTATCACTCAATTAGAAGAAGCACCGGGAGAATTTCTTTATCGCTCACAAGTAAAATTAGATGATCAATCAGGAAAAGTTTGGCAGGTTGTGTTATTTAAACAAATATATCCTGGTCAAGCATCTAATATAAATCTTCGATTAATTGGTTTTCCTGGTTCTGCTAAATTAATTCATCCTCAACCTTTAAAAATCACCTCGGAAACAGGTAAAGTTTGGAAGGCTGCTGATGTATTTTTAGATGAAGCACCAGCACCAACCATTGGTGAATATGATTTGACAAATATTTTGCCAGAATTACCAGATGAGAAGTTAACACTGGGAATACCTCTACCCGGTTCAAACTTTATCAAAATCTCAGTTCCCGCATCTGTAGTCAAGGAATGGCGTACCGTGCTGATTAGTTAG
- the hoxE gene encoding bidirectional hydrogenase complex protein HoxE, translating into MKTSISPPSSSHPSGDKRLKMLDATIKRHQYQQDALIEILHRASELFGYLELDLLLYIAHSLKLPPSRVYGVATFYHLFSLAPKGVHNCVVCTGTACYVKGAQAILASLEKSTQIHAGETTPNGQISLMTARCLGACGIAPAVVFDGAVLGHQSPESVCEKVGEWLKNGTT; encoded by the coding sequence ATGAAAACTTCTATTTCGCCGCCATCTTCTAGTCATCCTAGTGGAGATAAACGTTTGAAGATGCTAGATGCAACTATCAAGCGTCATCAGTATCAACAGGATGCACTGATTGAAATTCTCCATCGGGCTTCGGAACTGTTTGGTTATTTAGAACTGGATTTATTACTTTACATTGCCCATAGCCTCAAATTACCACCTAGTCGGGTGTATGGGGTGGCAACTTTCTATCATTTGTTTTCCCTAGCACCCAAAGGTGTGCATAACTGCGTGGTATGTACGGGTACTGCTTGTTATGTAAAAGGCGCTCAGGCGATTTTAGCTAGTTTGGAAAAGTCTACCCAAATTCACGCAGGGGAAACTACCCCAAATGGTCAAATTTCTCTGATGACAGCTAGGTGTTTGGGGGCTTGTGGAATTGCACCGGCGGTGGTGTTTGATGGTGCTGTTTTAGGCCATCAAAGCCCGGAATCAGTCTGCGAGAAAGTGGGAGAATGGCTGAAAAATGGAACTACATGA
- a CDS encoding NuoF family protein has product MELHELLEITQKERSQAKPIQIRCCTAAGCLSSNSQAIKDNLDTSVKAAGLEDTIQVTGVGCMRLCCQGPLVQVDIPENHTESKLYEKVTPEDATQIIAGVNGAETNLQQGDLTQPFFTNQLPIVLENSGKIDPERIQSYIAAEGYQALYQVLREMKPGEVVETITRSGLRGRGGAGYPTGLKWATVAKSAGERKFVICNADEGDPGAFMDRSVLESDPHRVLEGMAIAAYSIGATQGYIYVRAEYPIAIHRLETAIRQSQRLGLLGSQIFESPFDFKIDIRIGAGAYVCGEETALMASIEGKRGVPHPRPPYPAESGLWGYPTLINNVETFANIAPIIRKGADWFANIGTAKSKGTKVFALAGKIRNTGLIEVPMGTSLQQIVEEMGGGVPDHGIAKAVQTGGPSGGCIPASAFATPVDYESLTALGSMMGSGGMIVMDQTTNMVDVARFFMEFCMDESCGKCIPCRVGTVQLYQLLTKISKGEAAQTDLQLLEELCDMVKQTSLCGLGQSAPNPVFSTLRYFHDEYLALIR; this is encoded by the coding sequence ATGGAACTACATGAATTATTAGAAATAACTCAAAAAGAACGTTCCCAAGCTAAACCTATACAGATTCGTTGTTGTACGGCGGCGGGTTGTCTCTCTTCTAATTCCCAAGCGATCAAAGACAATCTTGATACATCTGTGAAAGCTGCGGGGTTGGAAGATACTATCCAAGTTACGGGTGTCGGTTGTATGCGTCTGTGCTGTCAAGGGCCGTTAGTTCAGGTGGATATCCCAGAAAACCACACAGAGTCAAAACTTTATGAAAAAGTCACTCCAGAAGATGCAACACAGATTATTGCTGGTGTAAATGGGGCAGAAACCAACTTACAACAGGGTGATTTAACTCAACCATTTTTTACAAATCAATTACCGATTGTGTTAGAAAACAGTGGCAAAATTGATCCGGAACGGATTCAATCTTACATTGCAGCAGAGGGTTATCAGGCGCTTTACCAAGTTCTGCGGGAAATGAAACCTGGTGAGGTAGTTGAGACAATTACCAGAAGCGGTTTGCGGGGAAGAGGTGGTGCTGGTTATCCCACGGGTTTAAAATGGGCTACGGTGGCTAAGTCTGCGGGAGAGAGAAAGTTTGTTATTTGTAATGCAGATGAAGGTGATCCTGGTGCATTCATGGATAGGAGTGTACTAGAAAGTGATCCTCATCGAGTTTTAGAAGGAATGGCGATCGCAGCATACTCCATTGGTGCAACCCAAGGTTATATTTATGTAAGGGCAGAATATCCCATTGCTATTCATCGTCTCGAAACTGCAATTCGCCAAAGTCAACGCCTCGGACTTCTCGGTTCGCAAATTTTTGAATCACCCTTTGATTTTAAAATTGATATTCGCATTGGTGCGGGGGCTTATGTGTGCGGTGAAGAAACGGCTTTAATGGCTTCTATTGAAGGTAAACGCGGTGTCCCTCATCCCCGTCCACCGTACCCTGCTGAGTCGGGTTTATGGGGCTATCCGACCTTAATTAACAATGTGGAAACTTTTGCAAATATCGCGCCAATTATCCGTAAAGGTGCAGATTGGTTTGCGAATATCGGTACTGCGAAAAGTAAAGGCACAAAGGTTTTCGCTTTAGCTGGAAAAATCCGCAATACAGGTTTAATTGAAGTACCTATGGGGACATCCTTACAACAAATTGTTGAGGAAATGGGGGGAGGTGTTCCTGATCATGGTATTGCTAAAGCAGTACAAACGGGCGGCCCTTCTGGAGGATGTATACCTGCGTCAGCATTTGCTACACCTGTAGATTACGAATCCTTGACTGCGTTAGGTTCCATGATGGGTTCTGGCGGGATGATTGTCATGGATCAAACTACAAATATGGTGGATGTCGCCCGCTTTTTCATGGAATTTTGCATGGATGAATCTTGCGGTAAGTGCATTCCCTGCCGAGTGGGAACTGTGCAGTTATATCAGTTATTAACAAAGATTAGCAAAGGGGAAGCTGCACAAACTGATTTGCAATTGCTGGAGGAACTTTGCGACATGGTGAAACAAACTAGTTTATGTGGTTTAGGACAGTCTGCACCAAATCCAGTTTTTAGTACTTTGCGTTATTTTCACGACGAGTATTTGGCTTTGATTAGGTGA
- a CDS encoding CP12 domain-containing protein, whose amino-acid sequence MLTAADVMTKDVAMIRSSATVTEAVKLMQARDWRALIVDRRHEQDAYGIITESDIVYKVIAYSKDPNKIRVYEIMTKPCIVVNPELGLEYVARLFANHNLRRAPVISGDLIGIISLTDILARSSSLEKPSSILLEQELQDEIKKARLVCTDKGINSAECAAAWDVVEEIQAEIAHQRAEKPLKTAFEDYCDEYPEAAEARIYEL is encoded by the coding sequence ATGTTAACAGCAGCAGATGTAATGACCAAAGATGTTGCCATGATTCGCAGTTCAGCAACAGTAACAGAAGCAGTCAAATTAATGCAAGCTAGAGATTGGCGAGCATTAATTGTAGATCGTCGCCATGAACAAGACGCTTATGGAATTATCACCGAAAGCGATATTGTTTATAAAGTAATTGCCTATAGCAAAGATCCAAATAAAATCCGTGTTTATGAAATCATGACTAAACCTTGCATTGTCGTAAATCCCGAATTAGGTTTAGAATATGTAGCCAGATTATTTGCTAATCACAATCTCCGTCGTGCGCCTGTAATTAGTGGTGATCTCATAGGAATTATTTCACTTACTGATATCTTAGCGCGGAGTAGCAGTTTAGAAAAACCTAGTTCAATTTTGTTAGAACAAGAATTACAAGATGAAATTAAAAAAGCTCGTCTTGTCTGTACTGATAAAGGCATAAATTCCGCAGAATGTGCAGCAGCTTGGGATGTAGTAGAAGAAATACAAGCCGAAATTGCCCACCAACGAGCCGAGAAACCTTTAAAAACTGCTTTTGAAGATTACTGTGATGAATATCCAGAAGCAGCAGAAGCAAGAATTTATGAGTTGTAA
- a CDS encoding pentapeptide repeat-containing protein — protein MPEAKFQQPINTAAKILEEYAAGKRDFEKAELGDADLQSVDLKGSNLSYADLSHANLSSANLRGCDLSFADLSHANLHHADLRGAMLFSADLRQANLAGAHFEKADCDRTTHFPADFDLVQAGVKLSEEIQ, from the coding sequence ATGCCTGAAGCCAAGTTCCAACAGCCCATTAATACTGCTGCCAAGATTTTAGAGGAGTACGCAGCGGGAAAACGAGACTTTGAAAAAGCCGAATTAGGCGACGCAGATTTGCAAAGTGTTGACTTAAAAGGCTCTAACCTCAGCTATGCTGATTTGAGTCATGCTAATCTCAGCAGTGCTAATCTACGCGGCTGCGACCTCAGTTTTGCCGATTTGAGTCATGCTAACTTGCATCATGCAGATTTGCGAGGAGCAATGTTGTTTTCTGCGGATTTACGTCAAGCTAATTTAGCAGGAGCGCACTTTGAGAAAGCAGATTGCGATCGCACCACCCATTTTCCCGCAGATTTTGACCTAGTGCAAGCTGGTGTAAAGTTAAGTGAAGAAATTCAGTAG